Proteins encoded together in one Terriglobus saanensis SP1PR4 window:
- the kdpF gene encoding K(+)-transporting ATPase subunit F, whose product MFESALLLSIAAALLAYLVYAMLHPEKF is encoded by the coding sequence GTGTTTGAATCTGCGCTTCTTCTCTCTATCGCGGCCGCTCTTCTGGCCTATCTCGTCTACGCCATGCTTCATCCGGAGAAGTTCTAA
- the nadC gene encoding carboxylating nicotinate-nucleotide diphosphorylase, with translation MLVGLDRESIERVVKMALLEDAPWGDLTSQTLIPASARMTADLVAREAGVFCGGEIFAAAMTLTDPTTKTDLLVEDGEAFAIGDVLATATGPAHGVLQAERVALNFVQRLSGISTMTSRYVAEIAGTHARVVDTRKTTPGLRLFERYAVRCGGGHNHRFSLSDAVMAKDNHLAVLTDDGRRDLTEALRAARASLPHTAHFEVEVDRPDQIEAVLAAGVDTIMLDNFTLEQMREGVRQIAGRALVEASGTVRLETIGAIAHTGVDIISVGALTHSVRSLDLGLDTRSTS, from the coding sequence ATGCTAGTAGGCCTCGATCGCGAGAGCATCGAACGCGTCGTCAAAATGGCCCTTCTGGAAGACGCTCCCTGGGGCGACCTCACTTCGCAGACGCTGATTCCCGCATCGGCCCGCATGACTGCCGACCTCGTCGCGCGCGAAGCAGGCGTCTTCTGCGGTGGAGAGATCTTCGCCGCCGCCATGACCCTTACAGACCCCACCACGAAGACCGACCTCCTGGTCGAAGACGGGGAAGCCTTCGCCATCGGAGACGTGCTCGCCACGGCTACCGGCCCGGCACACGGCGTATTGCAGGCAGAACGAGTGGCCCTGAACTTCGTACAGCGCCTCTCCGGCATCTCCACCATGACCTCCCGTTACGTGGCGGAGATCGCCGGTACCCACGCCCGCGTTGTCGATACCCGCAAGACAACACCCGGCCTGCGACTCTTCGAACGCTACGCCGTCCGCTGCGGCGGCGGCCACAACCATCGTTTCTCGCTCTCCGATGCCGTGATGGCGAAGGACAATCATCTCGCCGTACTGACCGACGACGGCCGGCGCGATCTCACGGAAGCCCTGCGCGCAGCACGGGCTTCCCTCCCGCACACCGCACACTTTGAAGTGGAAGTCGACCGCCCCGACCAGATTGAAGCCGTCCTCGCCGCAGGTGTGGACACGATCATGCTCGACAACTTCACGCTCGAACAGATGCGCGAGGGTGTAAGGCAGATCGCGGGCCGCGCCCTGGTCGAAGCCAGCGGAACCGTACGCCTCGAAACCATCGGCGCCATCGCCCACACCGGCGTAGACATCATCTCCGTTGGCGCACTCACCCACAGCGTCCGCTCCCTGGACCTCGGCCTCGACACCCGTTCCACAAGTTAA
- the nadB gene encoding L-aspartate oxidase: MKKIVIVGSGIAGLIAAIELSKAYAVTLVTKAHIADSNTRFAQGGIAAAMWDDDSAAAHVEDTMQAGAGLSQRNAVEALCNEGPPRVRDLIALGVAFDQKDGELARGLEAAHSHARILHAGGDATGLAIEKALATALHAANVTVMEHTFACDLALHGDRVIGLDVLDKDGKSLRLDAEAVILASGGAGQLYPYTTNPAVATGDGVAIALRAGAEVADVEFYQFHPTAMAVPGNFLLSEAVRGDGAVLLTATGERFMQDVHPNADLAPRDVVARAIAEQMKKQDGKPVLLDATAMGAEFLAERFPNIDAACRRLGIDWSKQPVPVTPAAHYWMGGVRTDVWGRTSVRGLFAIGEVACTGVHGANRLASNSLLESLVFAARAARLLLSGVNTTLANNWPVWSDTSHPMHVSIDDAASATPVKRRDLQQLMWDKVGIYRDSEGLREALNQLKRWKSTGTSVEDRETGNLLTLARVITTAALARQESRGAHYRNDFPVPSPDFKRQLVLHSPVTIPC, translated from the coding sequence ATGAAGAAAATCGTCATCGTCGGAAGCGGCATCGCAGGCCTGATCGCAGCCATCGAATTGAGCAAGGCCTACGCAGTTACGCTCGTCACCAAGGCGCACATCGCCGACAGCAATACACGCTTCGCCCAGGGCGGCATCGCCGCGGCCATGTGGGACGACGACAGCGCCGCAGCCCATGTCGAAGACACCATGCAGGCCGGTGCAGGCCTCAGCCAGCGCAACGCCGTCGAAGCCCTCTGCAACGAAGGCCCGCCGCGCGTGCGCGATCTCATCGCTCTCGGCGTCGCCTTCGACCAGAAGGACGGCGAACTTGCACGCGGTCTCGAAGCGGCACACTCGCATGCACGCATTCTGCACGCGGGCGGCGACGCCACCGGCCTCGCCATCGAAAAAGCGCTGGCCACCGCACTCCACGCAGCCAACGTCACCGTGATGGAACACACCTTCGCCTGCGACCTCGCCCTGCACGGGGATCGCGTCATCGGTCTGGATGTTCTGGACAAGGACGGCAAGTCTCTTCGCCTCGATGCTGAAGCTGTGATCCTGGCCAGCGGCGGCGCGGGACAACTCTACCCTTACACGACCAACCCGGCTGTAGCCACGGGCGACGGTGTCGCCATCGCTCTGCGCGCCGGAGCAGAGGTCGCCGACGTCGAGTTCTACCAGTTCCATCCAACGGCGATGGCCGTCCCCGGCAACTTCCTTCTCTCCGAAGCCGTGCGCGGCGATGGCGCAGTCCTCCTCACCGCCACCGGCGAACGCTTCATGCAGGACGTCCATCCCAATGCCGACCTCGCTCCACGCGACGTTGTGGCCCGCGCCATCGCCGAGCAGATGAAGAAGCAGGACGGCAAACCCGTGCTTCTGGACGCAACGGCCATGGGCGCGGAGTTTCTCGCAGAGCGCTTTCCCAACATCGACGCCGCCTGCCGCCGCCTCGGCATCGACTGGTCGAAACAGCCCGTCCCCGTCACCCCCGCAGCGCACTACTGGATGGGTGGCGTGCGCACCGACGTCTGGGGCCGCACCTCTGTGCGTGGTCTCTTTGCGATCGGCGAAGTCGCCTGCACCGGCGTGCACGGAGCGAACCGTCTCGCGTCGAACTCTCTGCTCGAAAGCCTCGTCTTCGCTGCACGCGCAGCGCGTCTTCTCCTCTCCGGAGTGAACACCACGCTCGCCAACAACTGGCCGGTATGGAGCGACACCTCTCACCCAATGCATGTCTCGATTGACGATGCGGCCTCTGCAACTCCTGTAAAACGCCGCGACCTACAGCAGTTGATGTGGGACAAGGTGGGAATCTACCGCGACAGCGAAGGCCTCCGCGAAGCTTTGAATCAACTGAAGCGATGGAAGAGCACAGGCACCAGCGTGGAAGATCGCGAAACGGGCAATCTTCTAACACTCGCGCGCGTCATCACCACGGCCGCTCTTGCCCGGCAGGAATCGCGTGGCGCGCACTACCGCAACGACTTCCCCGTTCCTTCGCCAGACTTCAAGCGACAACTCGTCCTGCACTCTCCGGTGACGATCCCATGCTAG
- a CDS encoding efflux transporter outer membrane subunit yields MKTPSYILAASAVSLLLLAGCKVGPNYKTPNAILAPAFKEAPPTTFAEGWKTGQPSDTALKGDWWTLFNDAQLNALEPQVDTANQDLKSAEANFRAARAQIGYSRSFEAPTISTAPSTSAVRYSANQPYFNPTLANNGTGNLSVPVDLNYEIDLWGRVRRGVTQARANAQRADADLENARLSLHAELAMDYFNLRGADAQKQLLDNTIKVYQDALKLTQDRYDGGVAPMSDVAQARTQLDQAMVQRTDVDIERAQNEHAIAVLIGQAPAALTIPPTALDMAGQTLPAIPGILPATLLERRPDIASQERNMAAANEQIGIAQAAYYPTLSLSAAAGFTGTSALNWFTWPSRFWAVGPQLSQTIFDAGRRRSVKALSVAQYDETVANYRQTTLTAFQQVEDDLAVLRVLENEARQQRATTVSAEQSQSLFETRYEGGVDTYLQVVTWQTAALNNQRNEIDILQRRLNASVLLIKALGGGWDRKSLPTL; encoded by the coding sequence GTGAAAACTCCAAGCTATATTCTTGCCGCATCCGCAGTCTCGCTGCTGCTTCTGGCAGGCTGCAAGGTTGGACCGAATTACAAGACGCCGAACGCGATCCTTGCGCCTGCGTTCAAGGAAGCTCCACCGACGACCTTTGCTGAAGGTTGGAAGACCGGACAGCCTTCGGACACAGCGCTCAAGGGCGACTGGTGGACGCTCTTCAATGACGCGCAGTTGAATGCGCTGGAGCCGCAGGTCGATACCGCGAACCAGGACCTCAAATCCGCAGAGGCGAACTTCCGTGCAGCACGTGCGCAGATCGGCTACTCGCGTTCGTTTGAAGCGCCGACGATTTCGACTGCACCTTCTACAAGTGCGGTGCGCTACTCTGCGAATCAGCCTTACTTCAATCCCACGCTTGCGAACAACGGAACGGGGAACCTGTCTGTTCCGGTCGATCTGAACTACGAGATCGATCTGTGGGGACGCGTACGCCGCGGCGTAACGCAGGCACGCGCCAATGCGCAGCGCGCCGATGCGGACCTGGAGAATGCACGTCTGAGTCTGCATGCCGAGCTTGCGATGGATTACTTCAATCTTCGCGGCGCGGATGCGCAGAAGCAGCTACTCGACAACACGATCAAGGTCTACCAGGACGCTTTGAAGCTGACGCAGGACCGCTACGACGGCGGCGTTGCGCCGATGTCCGATGTGGCGCAGGCGCGTACGCAGCTGGACCAGGCGATGGTGCAGCGGACGGATGTCGATATCGAGCGTGCGCAGAATGAGCATGCCATTGCGGTGCTGATCGGACAGGCCCCTGCCGCGCTGACGATCCCTCCGACGGCTCTGGATATGGCTGGACAGACGCTGCCCGCAATTCCGGGCATTTTGCCGGCAACGCTTCTCGAGCGTCGCCCGGATATCGCTTCGCAGGAGCGCAACATGGCTGCGGCAAACGAGCAGATCGGCATCGCGCAGGCGGCGTACTATCCGACACTTTCGCTCAGTGCGGCTGCGGGATTCACGGGAACCTCCGCGTTGAACTGGTTTACGTGGCCCAGCCGCTTCTGGGCTGTGGGACCGCAGCTTTCGCAGACGATCTTCGATGCGGGACGTCGGCGTTCGGTGAAGGCGCTGAGCGTTGCGCAGTATGACGAGACCGTTGCGAACTATCGGCAGACGACGCTTACCGCGTTTCAACAGGTGGAAGATGACCTGGCTGTGTTGCGCGTGCTGGAGAACGAAGCGCGGCAGCAGCGCGCGACGACGGTTTCAGCGGAGCAGTCGCAGTCGCTCTTCGAGACACGGTATGAGGGCGGTGTGGATACGTATCTGCAGGTGGTGACGTGGCAGACGGCGGCGTTGAACAATCAGCGGAATGAGATCGATATTCTGCAACGCCGTTTGAATGCGAGTGTGCTTTTGATCAAGGCGCTTGGCGGTGGGTGGGACCGTAAGAGCTTGCCTACTTTGTAG
- the kdpB gene encoding potassium-transporting ATPase subunit KdpB has protein sequence MSKRRSLFDSKIVRRASVDALRKLNPRVMMKNPVMFVVEVGSVLTTCLLVSDLFTHHGHFRFDLQITLWLWFTVLFANFAEAMAEGRGKAQADALRLAKSETTAHRVNKAGEIEEVPSSHLRKEDKVRVVAGQMIPGDGEVIEGVASVDESAITGESAPVIREAGGDRSAVTGGTRVLSDVITVRITSNPGETFIDRMIALVEGAERQKTPNEIALNILLSGLTIIFLLAVVTLQPFAMYSGAPQTVFVLISLLVCLIPTTIGGLLSAIGIAGMDRLVQHNVLATSGRAVEAAGDVNTLLLDKTGTITIGNRQAAEFLPAPGVSADQLADAAQLSSLPDETPEGRSIVVLAKEKYNLRARELGQMKAEFVPFSATTRMSGIEVDGRSIRKGAVDAIARYLVEHGSELPAQVRSSVEEVARSGGTPLVVAENGRALGVIHLKDVVKGGMKERFEQLRAMGIRTVMITGDNPLTAAAIAREAGVDDFLAEAKPKDKMDLIKREQAEGKLVAMTGDGTNDAPALAQADVGVAMNSGTQAAKEAGNMVDLDSNPTKLIEIVAIGKQLLMTRGALTTFSISNDVAKYFAIIPAMFAGVFPVLNALNIMHLHNGESAILSAVIFNALVIVGLIPLALRGVAYRPMSAEAMLRRNLLVYGLGGVIVPFLGIKLIDMAIVALHLA, from the coding sequence ATGTCCAAACGTCGCTCTCTCTTCGATTCCAAAATCGTTCGCCGTGCCAGCGTAGATGCGCTCCGCAAACTGAACCCGCGCGTCATGATGAAGAACCCCGTCATGTTCGTGGTGGAAGTTGGCAGCGTACTTACCACCTGCCTCCTTGTCTCCGATCTCTTCACCCACCACGGCCACTTCCGCTTCGATCTCCAGATCACGCTGTGGCTCTGGTTCACCGTGCTCTTCGCCAACTTCGCCGAAGCCATGGCCGAAGGCCGTGGCAAAGCGCAGGCGGATGCTCTGCGTCTCGCCAAAAGCGAGACCACCGCGCACCGCGTCAATAAAGCAGGCGAGATCGAAGAGGTCCCCAGCTCTCATCTGCGCAAGGAAGACAAGGTCCGCGTCGTCGCAGGCCAGATGATTCCCGGCGACGGCGAGGTTATCGAAGGCGTCGCCTCCGTAGACGAATCCGCCATCACCGGCGAATCCGCACCCGTCATCCGCGAAGCGGGCGGCGACCGCTCCGCCGTCACCGGCGGCACGCGCGTCCTCTCCGATGTCATCACCGTTCGCATTACCTCGAACCCCGGAGAGACCTTCATCGACCGCATGATCGCGCTCGTCGAAGGCGCGGAGCGGCAGAAGACACCGAACGAGATCGCTCTGAACATCCTGCTCTCCGGTCTGACGATCATCTTTCTTCTCGCCGTCGTCACGCTACAGCCCTTCGCCATGTACTCCGGAGCGCCGCAGACAGTCTTCGTGCTCATCTCGCTGCTCGTCTGCCTCATCCCCACCACCATCGGCGGTCTGCTCTCCGCCATCGGCATCGCGGGCATGGACCGTCTCGTGCAGCACAACGTGCTCGCAACTTCAGGCCGCGCGGTGGAGGCTGCTGGTGACGTCAACACCCTGCTCCTCGACAAGACCGGAACCATCACCATCGGCAACCGCCAGGCCGCGGAGTTCCTTCCCGCGCCCGGCGTCAGCGCCGACCAGCTCGCCGACGCGGCCCAACTCTCTTCGCTTCCCGACGAGACGCCCGAAGGCCGCTCCATCGTCGTTCTCGCCAAGGAGAAGTACAACCTTCGCGCCCGCGAGCTCGGCCAGATGAAAGCCGAGTTCGTTCCCTTCTCCGCCACCACACGCATGAGCGGCATCGAAGTCGATGGACGCAGCATCCGCAAAGGCGCGGTCGACGCCATCGCGCGCTATCTCGTCGAACACGGATCGGAGCTGCCAGCGCAGGTTCGTAGCTCCGTGGAAGAGGTAGCCCGCAGCGGAGGCACGCCTCTGGTCGTCGCGGAGAACGGCCGCGCCCTCGGCGTCATCCATCTGAAAGATGTCGTCAAAGGCGGCATGAAGGAGCGCTTCGAGCAACTGCGCGCCATGGGCATCCGCACCGTCATGATCACCGGCGACAACCCCCTCACCGCCGCGGCCATCGCGCGCGAAGCAGGCGTGGATGACTTCCTCGCCGAAGCCAAACCCAAAGACAAGATGGACCTCATCAAGCGCGAACAGGCCGAAGGCAAGCTCGTCGCCATGACCGGCGACGGCACCAACGACGCGCCCGCGCTCGCACAGGCAGACGTAGGCGTCGCCATGAACTCCGGCACGCAGGCCGCCAAGGAAGCAGGCAACATGGTCGATCTCGACAGCAACCCGACCAAGCTCATCGAGATCGTCGCCATCGGCAAACAGCTCCTCATGACGCGCGGCGCTCTCACCACCTTCTCCATCTCAAACGACGTGGCCAAGTACTTCGCCATCATCCCGGCCATGTTTGCAGGTGTCTTCCCCGTGCTTAACGCGCTCAACATCATGCACCTGCACAACGGCGAATCGGCCATCCTCTCGGCTGTTATCTTCAACGCCCTGGTGATCGTCGGCCTGATCCCGCTCGCCCTGCGCGGCGTGGCCTACCGGCCGATGTCCGCCGAAGCCATGCTGCGCCGCAATCTGCTCGTCTACGGTCTCGGTGGCGTCATCGTTCCCTTCCTCGGCATCAAGCTCATCGACATGGCCATCGTCGCGCTTCACCTGGCATAA
- the nadA gene encoding quinolinate synthase NadA yields the protein MASVNGTIQLIRIVKQSGDGAHANVGSVCDPALADDPWVIDAQAPSYGPGASVGDKLPAISPRQGLIPQEYRQASKEELDLRIRAAKASLGDRVVVLGHFYQRDEVIKYADFVGDSFQLAQGVKTRPNAEAIVFCGVHFMAETADILSGPNQKVILPNLAAGCSMADMADLDSVLDCWEQLEEIYGTEPDADGRVPVIPVTYMNSSAALKAFCGEHGGIVCTSSNANVVMGWAYARGQRVLFFPDQHLGRNTGKAMGIPLEQMPMWDPKLPFGGNTTETLQQARVLLWHGYCSVHKRFSVEQIAFARARYPEVRVIVHPECTMEVVDAADESGSTDYIRKTIEAAPAGSIFAIGTEINLVQRLANDHPEHTIFCLDPVICPCSTMYRIHPSYIAWVLEGLERGEVLNRIEVPKETADFARIALERMLIAKPSTTSAA from the coding sequence GTGGCATCGGTAAACGGGACGATCCAACTGATTCGCATCGTCAAACAGTCAGGTGATGGTGCTCACGCAAATGTTGGCAGTGTCTGCGATCCGGCACTGGCAGACGATCCATGGGTCATCGACGCACAGGCCCCCAGCTATGGCCCCGGAGCCTCGGTCGGCGATAAGCTCCCCGCTATCTCCCCACGGCAGGGCCTGATTCCGCAGGAGTATCGCCAGGCCTCAAAGGAAGAACTCGACCTGCGCATCCGCGCCGCCAAGGCCTCCCTCGGCGACCGTGTCGTCGTCCTCGGACACTTCTACCAGCGCGACGAGGTCATCAAGTACGCCGATTTCGTCGGAGACTCCTTCCAGCTCGCGCAGGGCGTGAAGACACGCCCCAACGCGGAAGCCATCGTCTTCTGCGGTGTGCACTTCATGGCCGAGACCGCCGACATCCTCTCCGGCCCGAACCAGAAAGTCATTCTCCCCAACCTCGCAGCCGGTTGTTCCATGGCCGACATGGCTGATCTCGACTCCGTATTGGATTGTTGGGAGCAGCTCGAAGAGATCTACGGAACCGAGCCCGATGCGGATGGCCGCGTTCCCGTGATCCCCGTGACCTACATGAACTCCTCCGCCGCTCTGAAGGCCTTCTGCGGCGAGCACGGCGGCATCGTCTGCACCTCGTCCAACGCGAACGTCGTCATGGGCTGGGCCTACGCTCGCGGACAGCGCGTCCTCTTCTTCCCCGACCAACATCTCGGCCGTAACACCGGCAAAGCCATGGGCATTCCGCTCGAGCAGATGCCGATGTGGGACCCCAAGCTTCCCTTCGGCGGCAACACCACAGAGACGCTGCAGCAAGCCCGCGTCCTCCTCTGGCACGGTTACTGCTCCGTGCATAAGCGCTTCAGCGTGGAGCAGATCGCCTTCGCCCGCGCGCGTTATCCCGAGGTCCGCGTCATCGTCCATCCCGAGTGCACGATGGAAGTCGTCGACGCCGCGGACGAGTCCGGTTCCACCGACTACATTCGCAAGACCATCGAAGCCGCGCCCGCTGGCTCCATCTTCGCCATTGGCACGGAGATCAACCTGGTGCAGCGCCTCGCCAACGATCATCCCGAGCACACCATCTTCTGCCTCGACCCCGTCATCTGCCCCTGCTCCACGATGTATCGCATTCACCCCAGCTACATCGCCTGGGTTCTTGAAGGTCTCGAACGCGGCGAAGTCCTAAACCGCATCGAGGTGCCGAAAGAGACTGCCGACTTCGCCCGCATCGCCCTGGAAAGAATGTTGATCGCCAAGCCTTCGACCACGAGCGCTGCATGA
- the kdpC gene encoding potassium-transporting ATPase subunit KdpC, with the protein MKKHLLTASLYTVVTAVLLGLVYPLLITGIAHVFFRQKAEGQLITQNGEIIGSHLIGQPFTGPGYFHSRPSAAGTGYDASASSGSNLGPTNKSLVDRVQASVATEGVTTSVPVDLVTTSASGLDPDISPAAALFQVQRVAKERHLSESTLRDLVQSHIAPRQFGLLGEPRVNTLELNLALNNVSK; encoded by the coding sequence ATGAAAAAACATCTGCTCACCGCAAGCCTCTATACCGTCGTCACCGCTGTCCTGCTCGGCTTGGTCTATCCGCTGCTCATCACCGGCATCGCGCACGTCTTCTTCCGCCAGAAGGCCGAAGGCCAGCTCATCACGCAGAACGGCGAGATTATCGGATCCCACCTCATAGGCCAGCCCTTCACCGGCCCCGGCTATTTCCATAGCCGTCCCTCCGCCGCAGGAACCGGCTACGACGCCTCGGCCTCCTCCGGTTCCAATCTGGGACCGACCAACAAATCCCTCGTCGACCGCGTACAGGCAAGTGTGGCAACGGAGGGAGTTACCACCTCGGTTCCAGTCGACCTCGTCACCACGTCCGCCTCTGGCCTCGATCCCGACATCTCCCCCGCCGCCGCTCTCTTTCAGGTACAGCGCGTTGCCAAAGAACGGCATCTGTCTGAGAGCACGCTACGAGACCTCGTCCAGAGCCACATCGCGCCCCGGCAGTTCGGTCTTCTGGGCGAACCCCGCGTGAACACGCTGGAACTCAACCTCGCACTCAACAACGTATCGAAGTAA
- the kdpA gene encoding potassium-transporting ATPase subunit KdpA: protein MSLNGWLQIVLFIAAVLLLAKPMGSYLTRVFERRRTFLDPLLAPCERLLYRLTGVKPEEEMRWTEYAVAMLAFSTATLVLTYAIERLQHLLPLNPQHLTGVEPALALNTAISFTTNTNWQSYVPESTMSYLTQMVGLATHNFWSAAVGLALAVAFVRGIARREAKTLGNFWVDLTRGTLWVLLPISIVFALALVSQGVVQNFRAYDTAKLVEPQHSVGTDGKTTTITTQTIAQGPVASQEAIKMLGTNGGGFFNANSAHPFENPTPLTNFLQMLSIFLIPAGLTVMLGQMVGSPKHGWAILAAMVVLWFAGTATCYWAESQANPLLHGVDQHASLTQSGGNMEGKEVRFGIANSALFAAVTTDASCGAVNGMHDSFTPLGGMVPMVNILLGEVVFGGVGAGLYGMLVFVIMAVFIAGLMVGRTPEYLGKKIEAYDIQMAMLYLLIFPLLILGFAAVAVRMPNLGLGSLANRGPHGLSEILYAYTSATGNNGSAFAGLNANTHWWNYSLAVAMFFGRFMMIVPMLAIAGNLAGKKITPASAGTFPVTTPLFTLLLTGVIVIVGALTFFPALSLGPVLEHLLLRAGHTF, encoded by the coding sequence ATGTCACTCAACGGTTGGCTTCAAATTGTTCTATTCATCGCGGCGGTCCTTCTACTGGCAAAGCCAATGGGCAGCTATCTCACGCGCGTCTTCGAACGTCGCAGAACGTTTCTCGATCCCCTCCTCGCGCCCTGCGAACGCCTGCTCTATCGCCTGACCGGCGTGAAGCCGGAAGAAGAGATGCGCTGGACGGAATACGCCGTCGCCATGCTGGCGTTCAGCACGGCGACACTCGTGCTCACGTATGCTATCGAACGCCTGCAGCACCTTCTGCCGCTTAATCCGCAGCATCTAACCGGCGTAGAACCCGCGCTGGCGCTGAACACCGCCATCTCCTTCACGACCAACACCAACTGGCAGTCCTATGTGCCTGAATCCACCATGAGCTATCTCACGCAGATGGTCGGTCTCGCGACGCATAACTTCTGGTCCGCCGCAGTCGGTCTTGCGCTCGCCGTCGCCTTCGTGCGCGGCATCGCGCGTCGCGAAGCCAAGACGCTCGGCAACTTCTGGGTCGATCTCACGCGCGGCACGTTGTGGGTGCTTCTGCCCATCTCCATCGTCTTCGCGCTCGCGCTCGTCTCGCAGGGAGTCGTGCAGAACTTCCGCGCCTACGACACCGCAAAGCTCGTCGAACCGCAACACTCCGTCGGCACAGACGGCAAGACCACCACCATCACCACGCAGACCATTGCCCAGGGACCAGTCGCTTCGCAGGAAGCCATCAAGATGCTCGGCACCAACGGCGGCGGCTTCTTCAACGCAAACAGCGCGCATCCCTTCGAGAACCCAACGCCGCTCACCAACTTCCTGCAGATGCTCTCGATCTTCCTGATTCCCGCGGGCCTCACCGTCATGCTCGGCCAGATGGTTGGCTCACCGAAGCACGGCTGGGCCATCCTCGCCGCGATGGTGGTGCTCTGGTTCGCAGGAACCGCCACCTGCTACTGGGCGGAGTCGCAGGCGAACCCTCTGCTGCACGGCGTCGATCAACACGCGTCGCTCACGCAATCGGGCGGCAACATGGAAGGCAAGGAAGTCCGCTTCGGCATAGCCAACTCCGCCCTCTTCGCCGCCGTCACCACGGACGCAAGCTGCGGCGCCGTGAACGGCATGCACGACAGCTTCACGCCGCTCGGCGGCATGGTGCCGATGGTCAACATCCTCCTTGGCGAAGTCGTCTTCGGCGGCGTGGGCGCGGGCCTCTACGGCATGCTCGTCTTCGTCATTATGGCCGTCTTCATCGCGGGCCTGATGGTCGGTCGCACACCGGAGTATCTCGGCAAAAAGATCGAAGCTTACGACATCCAGATGGCGATGCTCTATCTCCTCATCTTTCCCCTGCTGATCCTCGGCTTCGCGGCAGTCGCCGTGCGCATGCCGAACCTCGGCCTGGGCAGTCTTGCGAATCGCGGTCCGCACGGCCTCTCCGAGATTCTCTACGCCTACACCTCGGCCACGGGCAACAATGGTTCCGCCTTCGCCGGTCTCAACGCGAACACGCACTGGTGGAACTACTCGCTCGCCGTGGCCATGTTCTTCGGACGCTTCATGATGATCGTGCCCATGCTTGCCATCGCTGGCAACCTGGCGGGCAAGAAGATAACGCCTGCCTCCGCCGGAACGTTCCCCGTCACCACGCCGCTCTTCACGCTGCTGCTCACAGGCGTCATCGTGATCGTCGGTGCACTCACTTTCTTCCCCGCACTCAGCCTTGGCCCTGTGCTGGAACACCTGCTGCTGCGCGCCGGCCACACGTTCTAG